Within the Irregularibacter muris genome, the region AAAAAGGTATGGCAAAGAAATGGTATCCTGTTATCGATTATTTGACGTGTGTGGAATGCGGCACCTGTGTAGCAAAGTGTCCCCACGGTGTATATGACACAACAAAGGCCCCTTCACCTGTTGTAAAGAACCCCGAATTATGTGTCGATCATTGTCATGGCTGTGGTAACCGTTGCTCGGTCGGGGCGATTACCTATTTAGGGGAGGACACTGGCTGGACCCCACCAAACGGAGAGCAATTAGTTGAGGAATCCTGTTGCTCTTGCGGGTGTGAAACGGCATCCGAAAAGAAGATTGTTGTTGAGTATCTATATCTAGATCTAGAAACATGTGATCGTTGTATTGGAACGGACAATGTACTTGATGAGGTCATGATGACACTTACCCCCGCACTGAGCATTGCTGGCTTTGAAGTAGAGTATAACAAAATTGAGATGAAAACAGCAGAAATTGCAGGGCAATACAAGTTTCTTTCCTCGCCTACGATTCGTGTAAACG harbors:
- a CDS encoding DUF2703 domain-containing protein, whose product is MAKKWYPVIDYLTCVECGTCVAKCPHGVYDTTKAPSPVVKNPELCVDHCHGCGNRCSVGAITYLGEDTGWTPPNGEQLVEESCCSCGCETASEKKIVVEYLYLDLETCDRCIGTDNVLDEVMMTLTPALSIAGFEVEYNKIEMKTAEIAGQYKFLSSPTIRVNGHDICQSVAENSCGCCSDISGTDVNCRVFEYNGEPYEVPPKEMLAEAILNTVFGQIEADCSCREYELPENLQEFYAGKKNKSSCSCGGNCC